A genome region from Kineosporia corallincola includes the following:
- the ribD gene encoding bifunctional diaminohydroxyphosphoribosylaminopyrimidine deaminase/5-amino-6-(5-phosphoribosylamino)uracil reductase RibD has translation MASDAEIRAMRRAIGLAARGLATVLPNPVVGCVLLDPDGGVVAEGWHEQAGGPHAEVAALRVAGDRARGTTAVVTLEPCNHIGRTGPCSEALIEAGVRRVVIAVPDPSDAAAGGAERLRRAGVDVEVGVLGVEAEQGLEPGEGNEVWLTAVRRQRPFVTWKFAATLDGRVAAQDGTSQWITSVQARGDVHRLRAQVDTMLVGVGTVLADDPLLTVRDAEGIPLTRQPLRVVADTHERTPADARIRGGDAPTWIATAAEVGVTAAEHPALDLAALMRQLFARERRHVLLEGGPRLAGAMVEAGLVDRVVAYLAPALLGAGPNALIDAGITTIADVWRLELLDVRQVGDDVRVLARPRVG, from the coding sequence ATGGCTAGCGACGCCGAGATCCGGGCGATGCGGCGAGCGATCGGGCTGGCTGCCCGAGGGCTGGCGACGGTCCTGCCCAACCCCGTGGTCGGGTGCGTGCTGCTCGATCCGGACGGCGGTGTTGTCGCCGAAGGGTGGCACGAGCAGGCGGGCGGTCCGCATGCCGAGGTGGCCGCTCTGCGGGTAGCGGGTGATCGGGCGCGGGGGACCACAGCGGTCGTCACGCTGGAGCCCTGCAACCACATAGGCCGGACCGGTCCCTGCTCGGAGGCGCTGATCGAGGCTGGCGTGCGAAGAGTGGTGATCGCCGTCCCGGATCCGTCCGATGCCGCGGCCGGTGGGGCCGAACGACTGAGGCGCGCCGGGGTCGATGTCGAGGTCGGAGTGCTCGGTGTCGAGGCCGAGCAGGGGCTCGAGCCGGGGGAGGGCAACGAGGTGTGGCTGACCGCGGTACGGCGGCAGAGGCCCTTCGTGACCTGGAAGTTCGCTGCCACCCTGGACGGCCGGGTAGCGGCGCAGGACGGCACCAGTCAGTGGATCACCAGCGTTCAGGCCAGAGGCGATGTGCACCGATTGCGGGCGCAGGTCGACACGATGCTGGTGGGGGTGGGAACGGTGCTGGCCGACGATCCACTGCTCACCGTGCGGGATGCCGAGGGAATCCCGCTCACGCGACAGCCTCTTCGAGTGGTGGCCGACACCCATGAGCGAACGCCTGCGGACGCGCGCATCCGGGGTGGCGACGCTCCCACCTGGATCGCCACCGCTGCCGAGGTGGGGGTGACGGCGGCGGAACATCCCGCGCTGGATCTCGCTGCCCTGATGCGGCAGCTGTTCGCCAGGGAACGACGGCATGTGCTGCTGGAGGGTGGGCCCCGGTTGGCGGGGGCGATGGTCGAGGCGGGCCTTGTCGACCGGGTGGTCGCCTACCTGGCCCCGGCGCTGCTCGGCGCCGGGCCGAACGCGCTGATCGATGCCGGGATCACGACGATCGCCGACGTGTGGCGTCTTGAACTGCTCGACGTGCGCCAGGTCGGAGACGACGTGCGAGTCCTCGCGCGCCCCCGGGTTGGCTGA
- a CDS encoding FmdB family zinc ribbon protein, which produces MPTYVYACTECDHGFEAQQAFSDDALTVCPQCGGKLRKVFNSVGIVFKGSGFYRNDSRGSTSSTSSASTSDSSSSSSSSSETKSSSSSSDSKSSSSGSTSSTSSSTSSGSAA; this is translated from the coding sequence GTGCCCACGTACGTCTATGCGTGCACCGAGTGCGATCACGGCTTCGAGGCGCAGCAGGCGTTCAGCGACGACGCTCTGACCGTTTGCCCGCAGTGCGGCGGCAAGCTCCGCAAGGTGTTCAACTCGGTTGGCATCGTGTTCAAGGGCTCCGGCTTCTACCGCAACGACTCGCGCGGCTCGACCAGCAGCACCTCGTCGGCATCCACCTCGGACTCGTCCTCCAGCAGCTCCTCGTCTTCCGAGACGAAGTCGTCGAGCTCCTCCAGCGACTCGAAGTCCAGCTCGTCCGGCAGCACCTCGTCGACCTCGAGTTCCACCTCCAGCGGTAGCGCCGCCTGA
- a CDS encoding HNH endonuclease signature motif containing protein → MFERVAWVSSGDAGVSARGCGALRTVLLSAWPEVDLHTASAGELLSAVQDMPADQASENRCLGVVVASEKLIRQLNALQARHLNQAARLAAQAQSVPADATCDPIDGIASVASELSLALGWARKTATDRVGNSVLLSQELPDILALVEEGELDFQAAVSVHTQMRNCLEPGTALWRRVQAALVKLLPGKSVQRAIAATQRELQKVDPQAAQKRHEESVKSRYVRAFPLTDGMGGLDIRLRADAVALIDAQLDALADGCRDAARRAGTPDRRTHQQRRTDALVGVFRAIHDQTPLPLLRHSAGDTGSHDKDTFGGRFTSPSHFSPKPSSSASHPRSTRTDPVRKGVLGWWLPPKPPTQQGRRPHLVVTISAQTLLGLDNLPGELQSFGSVPADLAREIARQAGRITVIPLRRSTAAGKMMSQVSRPAVHGPGDQANCTESSLRYKPRQSVIDKVVARFQHCSHPGCSQKATRCDIDHAIPFAKGGFSCPCNLVPLCRFHHRLKTHGGWRLRLTGPGEPHPEGTIEWRSRLGQRHFEPPPPLPGASDDSSPDDDADPFAREQLRHAGWESELRRITSRRLPVVEPPPPLGDPPF, encoded by the coding sequence ATGTTCGAACGCGTCGCCTGGGTGAGCTCGGGCGACGCAGGGGTCAGTGCACGGGGGTGCGGTGCCTTGAGAACGGTCTTGCTGTCGGCCTGGCCCGAGGTCGACCTTCACACTGCGTCGGCAGGCGAACTGCTCTCCGCCGTACAAGACATGCCCGCTGATCAAGCGTCCGAAAACCGCTGCCTCGGAGTGGTAGTCGCGTCCGAGAAGCTCATTCGGCAACTCAACGCGCTCCAGGCCCGGCACCTCAATCAGGCGGCGAGGCTCGCGGCCCAGGCACAATCCGTACCAGCCGACGCGACCTGCGACCCGATTGACGGCATCGCCTCAGTCGCGTCGGAACTCTCGCTGGCCCTTGGCTGGGCCCGCAAGACCGCAACCGACCGCGTGGGCAACTCGGTGCTGTTGTCCCAGGAGCTGCCCGACATCCTCGCGCTGGTCGAAGAAGGAGAGCTGGACTTTCAGGCCGCCGTGTCGGTACACACTCAGATGCGCAACTGCCTGGAACCCGGAACAGCGCTGTGGAGGCGGGTACAGGCCGCGCTGGTGAAGCTATTGCCAGGCAAATCCGTGCAGCGCGCGATCGCCGCCACGCAACGTGAGTTGCAGAAGGTTGACCCACAGGCAGCCCAGAAGCGCCATGAGGAATCCGTGAAAAGCCGCTACGTGCGGGCTTTCCCTCTGACCGACGGGATGGGCGGCCTGGACATCCGGCTGCGGGCCGACGCGGTGGCGCTCATTGATGCCCAACTCGACGCCCTGGCCGACGGCTGCCGCGACGCAGCTCGCCGTGCCGGAACACCTGACCGGCGTACTCATCAGCAACGTCGCACCGACGCGCTCGTCGGAGTGTTCCGCGCCATCCACGACCAGACTCCCCTCCCGCTGCTGCGACATTCCGCAGGAGATACCGGATCACACGACAAGGACACCTTCGGAGGGCGCTTCACCTCTCCTTCGCACTTCTCTCCAAAGCCTTCTTCCTCTGCGTCCCATCCTCGCTCCACAAGAACAGATCCCGTGCGAAAAGGCGTGCTGGGGTGGTGGCTACCACCCAAGCCGCCCACACAGCAGGGCCGTAGACCTCACCTCGTCGTGACCATCTCGGCGCAGACTCTGCTCGGCCTCGACAATCTTCCCGGCGAACTGCAAAGTTTCGGATCCGTCCCGGCAGACCTGGCTCGCGAGATCGCCCGACAGGCAGGGCGGATCACGGTTATACCGCTCCGCCGATCGACGGCGGCCGGCAAGATGATGAGCCAGGTCTCCCGCCCTGCGGTTCATGGCCCAGGCGATCAGGCCAACTGCACCGAATCCTCGCTGCGGTACAAGCCACGCCAGAGTGTAATCGACAAGGTGGTGGCCCGGTTCCAGCACTGCTCGCACCCGGGATGCAGCCAGAAAGCCACGCGCTGCGACATCGATCATGCGATTCCCTTTGCCAAGGGCGGGTTTTCCTGCCCTTGCAATTTGGTTCCCCTGTGCCGGTTCCACCATCGCCTCAAGACACACGGTGGCTGGCGGCTCCGCCTCACCGGACCAGGCGAGCCCCACCCTGAAGGTACGATCGAATGGCGCAGCCGCTTGGGCCAGCGACACTTTGAACCTCCACCGCCGCTTCCCGGTGCTTCTGACGATTCATCCCCCGACGATGACGCTGATCCCTTCGCACGAGAGCAGCTTCGGCATGCGGGTTGGGAGTCCGAGCTCCGGAGGATCACGTCCAGGCGTTTGCCCGTCGTCGAACCGCCCCCTCCCCTGGGCGACCCACCGTTCTGA
- the cpaB gene encoding Flp pilus assembly protein CpaB, producing MLLLAMVWVTVRAASPSAVETTPVIVAARDLAAGHRIAPGDVQATAWPAAIVPPAAMTVATDAVVGGSLAGPLHRGELLTDARVLGPGLLRGLPTGTVAVPVRVSDPAGASLVRGGDHVDVLVSTANSWSAKDGDVGSGSGATSSERAVRNALVLSVSGVATGSGAAGSGAAGTGAAAGSGIAGMAGGWGGSGTNTDDDESVQALSGVLVLAVHSSEADRLAAATVGASVSVAVLP from the coding sequence GTGCTGTTGCTGGCGATGGTGTGGGTCACGGTGCGGGCCGCGAGTCCGTCGGCGGTGGAGACGACGCCCGTGATCGTCGCCGCGCGGGATCTGGCGGCGGGGCATCGGATCGCCCCCGGCGATGTGCAGGCGACGGCATGGCCGGCGGCCATCGTGCCTCCCGCTGCGATGACGGTCGCGACCGACGCCGTCGTCGGTGGCAGCCTGGCCGGGCCCCTGCATCGGGGAGAACTCCTGACTGATGCGCGAGTGCTCGGGCCCGGGCTGTTACGGGGGCTGCCGACGGGCACCGTGGCCGTGCCGGTCAGAGTGAGCGATCCGGCAGGGGCCTCGCTGGTCCGGGGCGGGGATCACGTCGACGTTCTCGTCAGCACCGCCAACAGCTGGTCGGCGAAGGACGGGGACGTGGGGTCGGGTTCCGGTGCCACGTCGTCGGAGCGGGCGGTGCGAAACGCTCTGGTGCTCAGCGTGTCCGGCGTTGCCACCGGGTCAGGGGCAGCGGGGTCAGGCGCAGCTGGGACCGGGGCGGCGGCGGGTTCCGGGATCGCCGGCATGGCGGGGGGCTGGGGTGGGAGCGGGACGAACACGGACGACGACGAGTCCGTGCAGGCGTTGAGCGGGGTGCTGGTGCTCGCCGTTCACAGTTCGGAGGCGGATCGGCTGGCGGCAGCGACAGTCGGGGCCAGCGTGTCGGTGGCGGTACTCCCGTGA
- the mscL gene encoding large conductance mechanosensitive channel protein MscL: MIKGFKDFIMRGNVVELAIAVVIGAAFTTVVTSVTDGVIKPLIAAIGSPEAGGMNFEIRPSVADKATLVDLNGLVTSLLNFLIVAAVVYFLIVAPMNALMERRRRGEEPEPATPSEDILLLQEIRDLLRDRPLEQGPQR, from the coding sequence ATGATCAAGGGCTTCAAAGACTTCATCATGCGAGGAAACGTCGTCGAGCTGGCCATCGCGGTGGTCATCGGTGCGGCGTTCACAACCGTGGTGACGTCGGTCACCGACGGAGTGATCAAACCGCTCATCGCCGCGATCGGATCCCCCGAGGCCGGCGGCATGAACTTCGAGATCAGGCCCTCGGTCGCGGACAAGGCGACCCTGGTCGATCTCAACGGGCTGGTGACCTCGCTCCTGAACTTCCTGATCGTCGCGGCCGTCGTCTACTTCCTGATCGTCGCGCCGATGAACGCGCTGATGGAACGTCGTCGTCGGGGCGAGGAGCCGGAGCCGGCCACGCCGTCCGAAGACATTCTGCTGTTGCAGGAGATCCGCGATCTGCTGCGCGACCGTCCTCTGGAGCAGGGTCCGCAACGCTGA